A single window of Archangium gephyra DNA harbors:
- the trpA gene encoding tryptophan synthase subunit alpha — protein sequence MSGEIAEAFARAKARGEGALVAYAMAGDPDLARSVDVFAACVEGGADILEIGVAFSDPIADGPVIQAASERALKAGSTLKRVLDEVVPAVRARCPQTPLVVMTYVNVVMALGEERYAKLARERGVSGTILPDLPPEESAGLREAFDKEGLELIPLCAPTTSPARAERIVKDARGFVYCVSVAGVTGMRSELPANLSERLEMVRRSSPVPVVAGFGISNAEQARVVGAHADGVVVGSAIVRAAQADGPAAARQVCAEIKRGLKR from the coding sequence ATGAGCGGCGAGATCGCGGAAGCGTTCGCCCGGGCCAAGGCCCGCGGTGAGGGCGCGCTGGTGGCGTACGCCATGGCGGGAGACCCGGACCTGGCCCGCTCGGTGGACGTGTTCGCCGCGTGCGTGGAAGGCGGCGCGGACATCCTTGAGATTGGCGTGGCGTTCAGTGATCCCATCGCGGACGGCCCGGTCATCCAGGCCGCCTCCGAGCGGGCGCTGAAGGCGGGCTCCACGCTCAAGCGGGTGCTGGACGAGGTGGTGCCGGCGGTGCGCGCGCGCTGCCCGCAGACGCCGCTGGTGGTGATGACGTACGTCAACGTGGTGATGGCCCTGGGCGAGGAGCGCTACGCGAAGCTGGCCCGGGAGCGCGGCGTGTCGGGCACCATCCTGCCGGACCTGCCGCCCGAGGAGAGCGCGGGCCTCCGCGAGGCCTTCGACAAGGAAGGGCTGGAGCTCATCCCCCTGTGCGCGCCCACCACGTCACCGGCGCGGGCGGAGCGCATCGTCAAGGACGCGCGCGGCTTCGTGTACTGCGTGTCGGTGGCGGGCGTGACGGGCATGCGCTCGGAGCTGCCGGCCAACCTGTCCGAGCGGCTGGAGATGGTGCGGCGCTCGTCGCCGGTGCCGGTGGTGGCGGGCTTCGGCATCTCCAACGCCGAGCAGGCGCGGGTGGTCGGTGCTCACGCCGATGGCGTGGTGGTGGGCAGCGCCATCGTCCGCGCGGCGCAGGCCGATGGGCCCGCGGCGGCCCGGCAGGTGTGCGCGGAGATCAAGCGCGGTCTCAAGCGCTGA
- a CDS encoding vanadium-dependent haloperoxidase, with translation MKAKEALASVEPLQPDTHQEAVPAPGTARADAAQQVRVDAAAFQRGIPLPSHSNNGDEARYPTRFANYSKGLPHDSLGDVVTAEYDKLTAAVASGNPADFEAITLGGTRKLVNPQAAYAYQLEGADSHALATAPAPTFASCEAAAELNELYWMSLVRDISFQDYTASSPPALITEALQHLNQLKDFRGPKVNGQVTAATLFRDSLPGSTKGPFLSQFLLQDVPYGVQKLVQRNQTRVAGDDHVFTFSAWLNIQNGLPAALAEKLDPTARYIRNGRDLAEFVHHDFPLQTSLNAALIIMGQNDTDRDPTSTPPAHDSSNPYRLGSGGYTKQEAFATFGNADLHDLIGRVMKLALLGQWFQKWQMHRRLRPEEFAGRVHNTKTGARAYPLHSDLSSAPVLARIFERNKALNGGTGGAYLLPQAFPEGAPLHPSYGSGHSTYIGAGVTMLKAFFEAALPVKNPVQPSPDGLSLVPYTGPTLSIGDELDKLASNIGIGRLFAGVHYRSDHEHAVRLGELIALRVLQDLARTYNESFPGFNVKTFGGNSLKITTTGPTIPRYVTAITSFTLIDADTDQPVSAFNPLLNGAVLRLANLPPNLNIRANVFGTPSVGSVRFTYDGTTTHDNSSPFALGGDTAGDYPPFALTPGTHVLTATPYNFDNGAGVGGVPLTIRFTVV, from the coding sequence ATGAAGGCCAAGGAAGCCCTCGCGTCCGTCGAACCGCTACAGCCCGACACCCACCAGGAAGCAGTCCCCGCCCCCGGCACGGCCCGCGCTGACGCCGCCCAGCAGGTCCGCGTGGACGCCGCCGCCTTCCAGCGTGGCATCCCCCTGCCCTCACACTCGAACAACGGTGACGAGGCGCGCTACCCCACCCGCTTCGCCAACTACTCGAAGGGGCTGCCTCACGACAGCCTCGGGGACGTCGTCACGGCCGAGTACGACAAGCTGACGGCCGCCGTGGCGAGCGGAAACCCCGCCGATTTCGAGGCCATCACCCTGGGCGGCACGCGCAAGCTCGTCAACCCCCAGGCGGCCTATGCCTACCAGCTGGAAGGGGCCGACTCCCACGCCCTCGCCACGGCGCCCGCTCCCACCTTCGCCAGTTGCGAGGCGGCCGCGGAACTGAATGAGCTGTATTGGATGTCGCTGGTCCGGGACATCTCCTTCCAGGACTACACCGCCTCCTCCCCTCCCGCGCTCATCACGGAAGCCCTCCAGCACCTCAACCAGCTCAAGGACTTCCGCGGTCCCAAGGTGAACGGCCAGGTCACGGCGGCCACACTCTTCCGCGACTCCCTCCCCGGCAGCACCAAGGGGCCCTTCCTGTCCCAGTTCCTCCTCCAGGACGTGCCCTATGGGGTGCAGAAGCTCGTTCAGCGCAACCAGACCCGCGTCGCGGGCGACGATCACGTCTTCACCTTCTCCGCGTGGCTGAACATCCAGAACGGGCTGCCCGCCGCCCTGGCGGAGAAGCTCGACCCGACCGCGCGCTACATCCGCAACGGGCGGGATCTGGCCGAGTTCGTCCACCACGACTTCCCCCTGCAGACCAGCCTCAACGCCGCCCTCATCATCATGGGCCAGAACGACACGGACCGGGATCCCACGTCCACGCCGCCGGCCCACGATTCCAGCAACCCGTACCGCCTGGGCAGCGGCGGGTACACGAAGCAGGAGGCCTTCGCGACCTTCGGCAACGCGGACCTGCACGACCTCATCGGCCGCGTCATGAAGCTGGCGCTCCTCGGACAGTGGTTCCAGAAGTGGCAGATGCATCGCCGCCTGCGCCCCGAGGAGTTCGCCGGACGGGTCCACAACACCAAGACGGGGGCGCGCGCCTACCCGCTTCACTCCGACCTCTCCAGCGCTCCCGTGCTCGCCCGGATCTTCGAGCGCAACAAGGCGCTCAACGGGGGCACGGGAGGCGCCTATCTGCTGCCGCAGGCCTTCCCCGAGGGCGCCCCGCTGCATCCGTCCTACGGGTCCGGTCACTCCACGTACATCGGGGCGGGCGTGACGATGCTCAAGGCGTTCTTCGAGGCGGCCCTGCCGGTGAAGAACCCGGTGCAGCCGAGCCCTGACGGCTTGTCTCTCGTGCCCTACACAGGCCCCACCCTGTCGATAGGAGATGAGCTGGACAAGCTGGCCTCCAATATCGGCATCGGGCGGCTGTTCGCGGGAGTCCACTACCGCAGTGACCACGAGCATGCGGTCCGGCTGGGAGAGCTCATCGCGCTCCGGGTCCTGCAGGATCTCGCGCGCACCTACAACGAGAGCTTCCCGGGTTTCAACGTGAAAACCTTCGGCGGCAACTCCCTCAAGATCACCACGACCGGGCCCACCATCCCCCGCTACGTCACCGCCATCACCAGCTTCACCCTCATCGACGCGGACACCGACCAGCCCGTCTCCGCTTTCAATCCGCTGCTCAACGGCGCCGTCCTGCGCCTGGCGAACCTGCCCCCCAACCTGAACATCCGGGCGAACGTCTTCGGGACACCCTCGGTCGGCAGCGTCCGGTTCACCTACGACGGGACGACCACCCACGACAACAGCTCGCCCTTCGCGTTGGGCGGGGACACCGCGGGCGACTACCCGCCCTTCGCGCTCACCCCCGGGACGCATGTGCTGACGGCCACTCCCTACAACTTCGACAACGGGGCTGGCGTGGGCGGTGTCCCCCTGACCATCCGCTTCACCGTGGTCTGA
- a CDS encoding histidine phosphatase family protein, protein MKPASPVLVLVRHGDTAWSRSGQHTGRTDIPLLEEGRRMATQLREPLRAWSFASVWTSPLSRASETCALAGYGDVAQLHSDLMEWDYGTFEGKTKAEIRATSPNWMLWTDGVPCGESARDVGARADRVIAEARSVDGNVLLFAHGHLLRVLAARWLGLPPTEGRLFTLNTASISVLGLDSDGDQQVLQLWNDTTHLRG, encoded by the coding sequence ATGAAGCCAGCCTCCCCCGTGCTCGTCCTCGTCCGCCATGGAGACACCGCCTGGAGCCGCAGCGGCCAGCACACCGGCCGCACGGACATCCCGCTGCTCGAGGAAGGCCGCCGCATGGCCACGCAGCTGCGCGAGCCGCTGCGCGCCTGGAGCTTCGCCTCGGTGTGGACCAGCCCCCTGAGCCGCGCCAGCGAGACGTGCGCGCTCGCCGGCTACGGGGACGTGGCGCAGCTGCACTCGGACCTGATGGAGTGGGACTACGGCACCTTCGAGGGCAAGACCAAGGCGGAGATCCGCGCCACCAGCCCGAACTGGATGCTGTGGACGGATGGAGTGCCCTGCGGCGAGTCCGCGCGGGACGTGGGTGCTCGCGCGGACCGCGTCATCGCCGAGGCCCGCTCCGTGGACGGCAACGTGCTCCTCTTCGCCCATGGCCACCTGCTGCGCGTGCTCGCCGCGCGCTGGCTGGGGCTCCCTCCCACCGAGGGCCGCCTCTTCACGCTGAACACCGCCTCCATCAGCGTGCTCGGCCTGGACAGCGATGGGGACCAGCAGGTCCTCCAGCTCTGGAACGACACCACCCACCTGCGCGGCTGA
- a CDS encoding cytochrome P450, with the protein MTRPNIYSPEIWNDPHPFYAALRREAPVSQVEPGGMWAVTRYEDVLYVLKNPQLFSSEGFRPAVQPAWLQQRNPVADSILMMDPPTHTRLRALITRTFSASGVARLEPYIRQSAGEIVDGMLARRKVDFMAEMALVLPSRAMSALLGLDPSLAPRFKTWADAVTGVGIIPADDLKRRAELTGYLDELTHHLTGVLELRQREPGNDVVTDLLQARAQGGSMSDDELLGYCVLLLVAGLETTYDLLGMSALTLADNPDLWARLKKDRALVPKFVEEVLRFHAPSQSTIRTTTQETELGGVRLPKGATLLVQFVSANRDESVFPNAHRFELERTGSPHLTFGQGIHFCVGAPLARMEARLALEALLEKCERLVREPGPVTWNVAITTRGPAVLPLELLPA; encoded by the coding sequence ATGACCCGACCCAACATCTACTCACCTGAAATCTGGAACGACCCACACCCCTTCTATGCGGCACTGCGGCGTGAAGCGCCCGTCAGCCAGGTGGAGCCGGGAGGCATGTGGGCGGTGACCCGCTACGAGGACGTGCTCTACGTCCTCAAGAATCCGCAGCTCTTCTCGTCCGAGGGCTTCCGCCCCGCGGTGCAGCCGGCCTGGCTCCAGCAGCGCAACCCGGTGGCCGACTCCATCCTGATGATGGACCCGCCGACGCACACCCGCTTGCGCGCGCTCATCACCCGGACGTTCTCGGCTTCGGGCGTGGCCCGCCTGGAGCCCTACATCCGTCAGTCGGCCGGGGAGATCGTCGACGGCATGCTGGCGCGCCGCAAGGTGGACTTCATGGCGGAGATGGCCCTGGTGCTGCCCTCGCGCGCCATGAGCGCCCTGCTGGGGTTGGATCCCTCGTTGGCGCCGCGCTTCAAGACCTGGGCGGATGCGGTGACGGGCGTGGGCATCATTCCCGCGGACGACCTGAAGCGGCGGGCCGAGCTGACCGGCTACCTGGACGAGCTCACGCATCACCTGACGGGCGTCCTGGAGCTGCGCCAGCGCGAGCCCGGCAACGACGTGGTGACGGATCTGCTGCAGGCCCGCGCGCAGGGCGGCTCCATGTCGGATGACGAGCTGCTGGGCTACTGCGTCCTGCTGCTCGTCGCGGGGCTGGAGACGACGTATGACCTGCTGGGCATGAGCGCGCTGACGCTGGCGGACAACCCGGACCTCTGGGCGCGGCTGAAGAAGGACCGGGCGCTCGTCCCCAAGTTCGTCGAGGAGGTGCTGCGCTTCCACGCCCCCTCGCAGTCCACCATCCGCACCACCACCCAGGAGACGGAGCTGGGCGGAGTGCGGCTGCCCAAGGGCGCGACGTTGCTGGTGCAGTTCGTCTCGGCCAACCGCGACGAGTCCGTCTTCCCCAACGCCCACCGCTTCGAGCTGGAGCGCACGGGCTCGCCGCACCTCACCTTCGGCCAGGGCATCCACTTCTGCGTGGGTGCGCCCCTGGCGCGCATGGAGGCGCGTCTGGCCCTGGAGGCGCTGCTCGAGAAGTGTGAGCGGCTGGTGCGCGAGCCCGGGCCAGTGACGTGGAACGTGGCCATCACCACCCGCGGGCCCGCGGTGCTGCCGCTCGAGCTGCTCCCCGCCTGA
- a CDS encoding S8 family serine peptidase gives MPPLKLLTGVVAGLTGWAAHAQQLPADQIQHVPGASSADWVRAVPKVPAHVLGPVLPRAAATGPEAPVAFPRVEPFQGEVQERPRPAREARPEPGERPSRRALIRLPEGDLERLHPQVARLLSARGTQELFHGWYFFELSEELPPGQVRRLLQGLPQDVIYVPDSPMEAHVVWNDPFLSTGNWWPQNQWYLYNVGQRTGITGSPYDYDIDADEAWDVTLAAHGRGQFYYSTVAVVDSQIDLAHADGPEFVGACSFSNSGPDVRCLPPETARTHGTAVAGLIAGRAGNGYGMSGVNWASRILALNVSYAPDPERSFGYYQVLNAIDYATRNGAHIINYSGGQRRTFQNNDNDPLYAAIRRAGERDILFVTSAGNDNLNLDCGNSTCQVAPAGMDLYNMWTVAAADDRFNRSYFLTAADGTVYASNYGATSVDSAAFGNDSYGGTGTELVSLYPGNQFAPFNGTSAAAPLVSGVAGLIKSLRPQATPYVYKSCFGYTVAPPLNGLMRYPGVINAKIAADCALSFGEQVPPPVFNVTSPAHYARLRGRSASLSWQAAPDFYVNYDVFLDGQFVGRTSGTSYYLSNVSDGTHRWYVRAVDAYGNWRNSTHEYYFVMDSVYPTAAAPALPMSYEYVRTARPALRWGHASDANGISGYQVVMDGRNIGSVGTVGGYDWPTDLAEGNHSWRVVACDTHQNCTTSSTAWFTVDTVAPTQPTPVSPAHGAVVGSWRPLLEWSASSDVYGVSYRVSIDSGAYTFTEYSPRHTPTVDLADGPHTWSISACDTAGNCANSAIYTFTVSLGL, from the coding sequence ATGCCCCCCCTGAAGCTGCTGACGGGGGTAGTGGCGGGTCTCACCGGTTGGGCCGCGCATGCGCAGCAACTGCCGGCGGACCAGATCCAGCATGTGCCCGGCGCCTCCAGTGCGGACTGGGTGCGCGCCGTGCCCAAGGTGCCCGCTCACGTGCTGGGCCCGGTGCTGCCCCGTGCCGCCGCCACGGGTCCGGAGGCTCCCGTGGCCTTCCCTCGCGTGGAGCCCTTCCAGGGCGAAGTGCAGGAGCGTCCCAGGCCCGCGCGGGAGGCCCGTCCGGAGCCCGGCGAGCGGCCCTCGCGCCGCGCCCTCATCCGCCTGCCGGAGGGAGACCTGGAGCGGCTCCATCCCCAGGTGGCGCGGCTGTTGAGTGCGCGCGGCACGCAGGAGCTCTTCCACGGCTGGTATTTCTTCGAGCTGTCCGAGGAGCTTCCTCCGGGCCAGGTGCGCCGGTTGCTCCAGGGACTCCCGCAGGACGTCATCTATGTCCCGGACAGCCCGATGGAGGCCCACGTCGTCTGGAATGATCCGTTCCTCTCCACGGGGAACTGGTGGCCGCAGAACCAGTGGTACCTCTACAACGTGGGGCAGCGCACGGGCATCACCGGCAGCCCGTATGACTACGACATCGATGCCGACGAGGCCTGGGACGTGACGCTGGCCGCCCATGGCCGCGGGCAGTTCTACTATTCGACCGTCGCGGTGGTGGACTCGCAGATTGATCTCGCGCACGCGGACGGCCCCGAGTTCGTGGGCGCCTGCTCCTTCTCGAACAGCGGGCCCGACGTGCGCTGCCTGCCCCCCGAGACGGCGCGCACCCACGGCACCGCGGTGGCGGGTCTCATCGCTGGCCGCGCGGGCAACGGCTACGGCATGTCGGGGGTGAACTGGGCCTCCCGCATCCTCGCCCTGAACGTCTCCTACGCACCGGACCCCGAGCGCTCCTTCGGCTACTACCAGGTCCTCAACGCCATCGACTACGCCACGCGCAATGGCGCCCACATCATCAACTACTCGGGCGGGCAGCGCCGCACCTTCCAGAACAACGACAACGATCCGCTCTACGCGGCCATCCGCCGTGCGGGTGAGCGCGACATCCTGTTCGTCACGTCGGCGGGCAACGACAACCTCAACCTGGACTGTGGCAACAGCACCTGCCAGGTCGCGCCGGCGGGCATGGACCTCTACAACATGTGGACGGTGGCCGCCGCGGATGACCGCTTCAATCGCTCCTACTTCCTCACGGCGGCGGATGGCACCGTGTACGCCTCCAACTACGGTGCCACGTCCGTGGACTCGGCGGCCTTTGGCAATGACTCCTATGGGGGCACCGGCACCGAGCTCGTCTCGCTCTACCCGGGCAATCAGTTCGCCCCCTTCAATGGGACCTCCGCCGCGGCTCCGCTCGTCAGCGGCGTGGCGGGGCTCATCAAGAGCTTGCGCCCCCAGGCCACGCCCTATGTGTACAAGTCGTGCTTCGGCTACACGGTCGCGCCCCCGCTCAACGGGCTCATGCGCTACCCCGGCGTCATCAACGCGAAGATCGCGGCCGACTGCGCGCTCTCCTTCGGGGAGCAGGTGCCGCCGCCCGTCTTCAACGTGACGAGCCCGGCCCACTACGCCCGCCTCCGGGGGCGCAGTGCGTCCTTGAGCTGGCAGGCGGCCCCCGACTTCTACGTGAACTACGACGTGTTCCTGGATGGTCAGTTCGTCGGCCGCACGAGCGGCACCTCGTATTACCTCTCCAATGTGAGTGATGGCACCCACCGCTGGTATGTGCGCGCGGTGGATGCCTATGGCAACTGGCGCAACTCCACCCACGAGTACTACTTCGTGATGGACAGCGTGTACCCCACCGCGGCCGCTCCCGCCCTGCCCATGTCCTACGAGTACGTGCGGACGGCCCGCCCGGCGCTGCGCTGGGGGCACGCCTCGGATGCCAATGGCATCTCCGGTTATCAGGTCGTCATGGACGGACGGAACATCGGCTCCGTGGGCACCGTGGGCGGGTACGACTGGCCCACGGATCTGGCCGAGGGAAACCATTCCTGGCGGGTGGTGGCGTGTGACACGCACCAGAACTGCACCACGTCCTCCACCGCCTGGTTCACCGTGGACACCGTGGCTCCCACGCAGCCCACGCCCGTGAGCCCGGCGCATGGGGCGGTGGTCGGCTCGTGGCGGCCCCTGCTCGAGTGGTCCGCCTCGAGTGATGTGTACGGGGTGAGCTATCGCGTGAGCATCGACTCGGGGGCGTACACGTTCACGGAGTACTCCCCGCGGCACACCCCGACCGTGGACCTGGCGGATGGGCCCCACACCTGGAGCATCAGCGCCTGCGACACCGCTGGAAACTGCGCCAACAGCGCCATCTACACGTTCACGGTGAGCCTGGGCCTCTGA
- a CDS encoding imelysin family protein, translating into MKKLGWMALVAGALTSVGCGTEPLEESRARPVVERYAALVHENYSDAVTKARELRATVDAFVADPTEAKLTSARGAWLAARPAYGQSEAFRFYGGPIDDEDTGPEGRINAWPLDEAYIDSVEGAPEAGIINATTEYPTLSEELLISLNERDGETNIATGYHAIEFLLWGQDRSVTGPGNRPASDFVTAPNAARRRQYLKLATDLLVKDLESVQAQWAPGADNYGKKFSAQEPEEAVLQVLTGLGSLSGAELSGERMTVAYDNKDQEDEHSCFSDNTKADLYANALGIQNVYLGRYGTQDGKGLDELVAAVDAKLDTEMKQRLQASLDAIQAIPGPFDQAITGAENAEGRQKVKAAIDALKAQTDTLVDVATALGITLNLE; encoded by the coding sequence ATGAAGAAGCTGGGATGGATGGCACTGGTTGCGGGTGCGCTGACCTCGGTGGGCTGTGGAACGGAGCCGCTGGAGGAGTCGCGGGCCCGGCCGGTGGTGGAGCGCTACGCGGCGCTGGTGCATGAGAACTACTCGGACGCGGTGACGAAGGCGCGGGAGCTGCGGGCGACGGTGGATGCCTTCGTGGCGGACCCCACCGAGGCAAAGCTGACGTCGGCGCGCGGCGCGTGGCTGGCGGCGCGTCCCGCCTACGGCCAGAGCGAGGCCTTCCGCTTCTACGGCGGCCCCATCGACGACGAGGACACGGGCCCCGAGGGCCGCATCAACGCCTGGCCGCTGGACGAGGCGTACATCGACTCGGTGGAGGGCGCGCCCGAGGCCGGCATCATCAACGCCACCACCGAGTACCCCACGCTCTCCGAGGAGCTGCTCATCTCCCTCAATGAGCGCGACGGTGAGACGAACATCGCCACCGGCTACCACGCCATCGAGTTCCTGCTGTGGGGCCAGGATCGGAGCGTGACGGGCCCGGGCAACCGGCCGGCCTCGGACTTCGTGACGGCGCCCAACGCCGCGCGCCGCCGCCAGTACCTGAAGCTCGCGACGGACCTGCTGGTGAAGGACCTGGAGTCGGTGCAGGCGCAGTGGGCGCCGGGCGCGGACAACTACGGCAAGAAGTTCAGCGCGCAGGAGCCCGAGGAGGCGGTGCTGCAGGTGCTCACCGGCCTGGGCAGCCTGAGCGGCGCCGAGCTGTCCGGCGAGCGGATGACGGTGGCCTATGACAACAAGGACCAGGAGGACGAGCACTCCTGCTTCAGCGACAACACGAAGGCGGACCTGTACGCCAACGCGCTCGGCATCCAGAATGTGTACCTGGGGCGCTACGGCACCCAGGACGGCAAGGGCCTGGACGAGCTGGTGGCGGCGGTGGACGCGAAGCTGGACACGGAGATGAAGCAGCGCCTGCAGGCCAGCCTGGATGCCATCCAGGCCATTCCCGGCCCGTTCGACCAGGCCATCACCGGCGCGGAGAATGCCGAGGGCCGGCAGAAGGTGAAGGCGGCCATCGACGCGCTGAAGGCCCAGACGGACACGCTCGTCGACGTGGCCACCGCGCTGGGCATCACGCTCAACCTGGAGTGA
- a CDS encoding di-heme oxidoredictase family protein, whose translation MRRTISLLLLLACACGEEGPEPGEELSGGDTTVHDTTRNAFALAARNLQGERRDAFFTGNALFNRNWVTAPASTTGLDGLGPTFNAPSCAACHFKDGRGKPPTEPDEQPLSLLFRLSIPGQDAHGEPLGDPAYGGQLQPQAILGVPAEGEVTLTRSLREGRYADGTGYSLEEPHYALANLAFGPVHPELMMSPRVAPVMVGLGLLEAIPDAALEALADPDDRDGDGISGRINHVWDVEHGETRVGRFGWKANQPSLRQQNAGAFRGDIGITSDLFPAEDCPAPQTACHDALSGGEPELEAEKLEQLTFYTRTLAVPARRDVDKPEVLRGRRLFRELGCATCHVPRHETGTVEDAPELSKQVIFPYTDLLLHDMGPELADGRPDFEATGSEWRTPPLWGIGLVETVNRHTRFLHDGRARSLEEAILWHGGEAERSRERFRNLTVNDRTALLRFLESL comes from the coding sequence ATGCGGCGCACGATCAGTCTGTTGCTCCTCCTCGCCTGCGCCTGCGGTGAGGAAGGGCCGGAGCCGGGCGAGGAGCTGTCCGGCGGTGACACCACCGTCCACGACACCACGCGCAACGCCTTCGCGCTGGCGGCGCGCAACCTCCAGGGCGAGCGGCGCGATGCCTTCTTCACCGGCAACGCGCTCTTCAATCGCAACTGGGTGACGGCCCCCGCCTCCACCACGGGGCTGGACGGACTGGGTCCCACCTTCAACGCGCCCTCGTGCGCCGCATGTCACTTCAAGGACGGGCGCGGCAAGCCCCCGACCGAGCCGGACGAGCAGCCGTTGTCGCTGCTCTTCCGGTTGAGCATCCCCGGGCAGGACGCCCACGGCGAGCCGCTCGGGGACCCGGCCTACGGTGGACAGCTCCAGCCGCAGGCGATCCTCGGCGTACCCGCGGAGGGCGAGGTGACCCTCACGCGCTCCTTGCGCGAGGGCCGGTACGCGGACGGGACGGGGTACTCGCTGGAGGAGCCGCACTACGCGCTCGCGAACCTGGCCTTCGGCCCCGTGCACCCGGAGCTGATGATGAGCCCGCGGGTGGCACCGGTGATGGTGGGGCTCGGCCTGCTGGAGGCCATTCCGGACGCGGCGCTGGAGGCACTCGCGGATCCGGACGACCGGGACGGCGATGGCATCTCCGGCCGCATCAACCACGTCTGGGACGTGGAGCACGGCGAGACACGCGTGGGCCGCTTCGGCTGGAAGGCCAACCAGCCCTCCCTGCGCCAGCAGAACGCGGGCGCCTTCCGGGGAGACATCGGCATCACCTCGGACCTGTTCCCGGCGGAGGACTGCCCTGCTCCCCAGACGGCGTGCCATGACGCGCTCTCGGGGGGAGAGCCCGAGCTGGAGGCGGAGAAGCTGGAGCAGCTGACGTTCTACACGCGGACGCTGGCCGTGCCCGCGCGGCGGGACGTGGACAAGCCCGAGGTGCTGCGCGGGCGGCGGCTGTTCCGTGAGCTCGGCTGCGCGACGTGCCACGTGCCACGGCATGAGACGGGCACGGTGGAGGACGCGCCGGAGCTGTCCAAGCAGGTCATCTTCCCGTACACGGACCTGCTGCTGCACGACATGGGGCCGGAGCTGGCCGATGGCCGCCCGGACTTCGAGGCCACGGGAAGCGAGTGGCGCACGCCGCCGCTGTGGGGTATCGGGCTGGTGGAGACGGTCAACCGCCACACGCGCTTCCTGCACGATGGGCGGGCCCGCTCGCTGGAGGAGGCCATCCTCTGGCACGGTGGCGAGGCCGAGCGCTCGCGAGAGCGCTTCCGCAACCTGACCGTGAACGACCGTACCGCGCTGCTGCGCTTCCTGGAGTCGCTGTGA
- a CDS encoding imelysin family protein, giving the protein MSPILRRLIAPTLMLSLAVASCGDSQGTALRSAFLKELAGDVALPAYRDFDTRTEALAGALAALEATPTETTLTQARSAWREARAAWLRQEAFRFGPAEEQHTSAAVNQVPSTTGIDSLLAGDVELTETFVAEQGANRKGLLAIEYLLFDAAATEEGSAGARRRAYLKALGALLHKDATAVSTVWEPEQGNYVAQLSNAGNEGSPYTTQKEAVDTVVNRLIASVEVAEQKLSKPLGFETGGTVRPELEEARRSDNSLADLGNAVLGMERVWLGANGNGGLSKVVAASNKQVDATVRGDLAAVRSALEAIPPPLRTALTNDRESVESARAALSTLRTTLASEVVSNLGVTLKFNDNDGD; this is encoded by the coding sequence GTGAGCCCCATCCTGCGCCGTCTGATTGCCCCCACCCTCATGCTGTCGCTCGCCGTGGCGAGCTGCGGCGATTCCCAGGGCACGGCCCTGCGCTCGGCCTTCCTGAAGGAGCTGGCCGGGGACGTGGCCCTCCCGGCGTACCGGGACTTCGACACGCGCACCGAGGCGCTGGCCGGAGCGCTCGCGGCGCTGGAGGCCACGCCCACGGAGACCACGCTCACGCAGGCGCGGTCCGCCTGGAGGGAGGCACGTGCGGCGTGGCTGCGGCAGGAGGCCTTCCGCTTCGGTCCGGCGGAGGAGCAGCACACCTCGGCCGCGGTGAACCAGGTGCCGTCCACCACGGGCATCGACAGCCTGCTCGCGGGGGACGTGGAGCTCACGGAGACCTTCGTCGCGGAGCAGGGAGCGAACCGCAAGGGACTGCTCGCCATCGAGTACCTGCTCTTCGACGCGGCGGCCACGGAGGAAGGGAGCGCGGGCGCGCGGCGCCGGGCCTACCTGAAGGCGCTCGGGGCACTGCTGCACAAGGACGCCACGGCGGTGAGCACCGTGTGGGAGCCCGAGCAGGGCAACTACGTCGCGCAGCTCTCCAACGCGGGGAACGAGGGAAGCCCCTACACCACGCAGAAGGAGGCGGTGGACACGGTGGTCAACCGGCTCATCGCGAGCGTGGAGGTGGCGGAGCAGAAGCTGTCCAAGCCGCTTGGCTTCGAGACGGGAGGCACGGTGCGTCCCGAGCTGGAGGAGGCGCGGCGCAGCGACAACTCGCTGGCGGACCTGGGGAACGCGGTGCTCGGCATGGAGCGCGTCTGGCTGGGGGCGAACGGGAACGGCGGGCTGTCAAAGGTGGTGGCCGCGAGCAACAAGCAGGTGGACGCGACGGTGCGCGGGGACCTGGCGGCGGTGCGCTCGGCGCTGGAGGCCATTCCGCCCCCGCTGCGCACGGCGCTGACCAACGACCGTGAGTCGGTGGAGAGTGCGCGAGCGGCCCTGTCGACCCTGCGGACCACACTGGCCTCGGAGGTCGTGTCCAACCTGGGCGTGACGCTCAAGTTCAACGACAACGATGGCGACTGA